ATTTACACTTAATTAGATTTCAATAATTGATATCAAATGAATGTGAGAAGTACAACAATTATAATATTCGTAATTTATAAGTGAGTTGTTAAAAAGTGTCACGAACCAGAATTAATTATCGACCAGTTTACAAGCTCTCCATCTTTGCTAAAAAGAATTACAAACATGACATTTTACAATAGCTTATACATTagaattccaaaaaaaagaagaaaaatacaaaGCCTTGTATACAACTCAGGCTTAATCAAAATCACTCAATCTTGACAGAAGAATAAATGAGCCTGGTGAAGATGAAGCACGCATAGAAGCCAATGGTGCCGGTGAGCACGAAAAACGCATACGACGCAATCAACATGTACCCGAAGTAGAGGGCGCCAGAGACGGGCTTGGTGATCTCGAGCTTCGTGAAGAAGTAGAACGTCGCGTAGAGGAAGAGGTAGAGCGCGGAGGATCCAGACGTCAGGTACGACCTCCACCACCAGAGGTAGTCCTCGCTGCACAGCTGGAAGTAGCAGAGGACGATCGTTATCTCCGCACACGtgatgatgaggatgatgaAAACGATGAAGAGGAACCCGAAGATGTAGTAGAACTGGTTCAGCCAGATCGAGGTCAGGATGAAGAAGAGCTCGATGAAGACAGCTCCGAACGGCAGGATGCCTCCGATCAGCATGGAGAAGACAGGGTTCATGTACCACGGCTGCTCCGGGATCTGTCTTGGTATTTTATTCGTCTTCACCGGGTTTTCGATGGCAGGTTTCTTGAACCCGACGTAGCTCCCCACAACGATGAGCGGGACTGAGATCCCGAACCAGAGGAAGACCAACGCAAACATGGTTCCGAACGGCACTGCACCTGAAGATCTCTGACCCCAGATGAGAGCATTGAGCACGAAAAACACACCAAACACGAGGCCCGGGAACAAGAAAGCTGTCTGGAGCGCGATTTTCTTCCACTCCGTTCCTTTGAACATCTTGTAAAGCCGGGCAGCAGAGTAACCGGCGAAGAGTCCCATGACAACCCAAAGAAACAACATAGCTGTCATGAGCCCGCCTCTGTTCGAAGGCGAGAGGAATCCAAGGACGGCGAAGACCATGGTGACGAGCATCATCCCGAGAAACTGTACACCAGTTCCGACATAAACACATAACAAGTCCGAGTTGCTCGGAGGCCTGAACACATCCGTGTGGACCAATTTCCAACCCGTCTCTTCCTGTGCCTCCTCCTGAGTCTCGAGCTCGTTGTACTTTGAGATGTCTCGATAAAGCGTTCGCAGCATTATCATTGCAACCATGCCGGAGAGGAAGAGCACGATCATGAGAGAGTTGACAATGGAAAACCAATGGATTTGATCATCGGTCATCAGAAGGTACGTGTCCCATCTCGATGCCCACTTCACCTCACTCTCCTGAAACCAGATCAATGGATCAGTGGGAAAGGATTCTCCACAACATTTGATTCGGGCAGGACAAGTAGATGTGACAATGACAAAAGTAGCACTAAGATAGCCAAGACATAGGAGTATGCGTAACGCGAACATTAGGCATTTGGACTCATTACCTGAAATGTGACATCATAGGTAAAAATGATTTCTTGTTTATCATCAACCTCTTGAGGAGAgttagaagaagaaactgTTCGCTTAGCTTGGGAATCACATGTAGTGAGATGAGCATTCTCATCCCATTTTCCATCGTACTCGTGTTTGACACTACAGCATAATACATTAATCAGCAAGTTTATTTGCAATTTAGTAACTTAGGATTATATTTTAGCCTAAAAGAACACAAACCACTTGAAATAACAGTACACCAGAAAATGACCAACCTAAATGGTACGACCTCAAAACCGACAATCCTCGCTGAATCAGTCAACTCATCCTTGTGAAACTTGACTGTAAAGCTCAAGTGATTGTATATGAAGTATTTTTCATCCTTGCTCTGTGTATAATACAAAATGATGACTAAAATAACTCTTgcaaattaattgtaaaatttgaaGGTTATATTTGAATAGCTTACACCGGCATACTGCCCTTTCAGCCCAACATGATGACCGAGCTGGTAGATAGGAGGACCTTCTTGTTCTGATCTTGGGATCGGAACGACCAAAGGGAGATTATCTAGGATCCTGCATCCAGAAAACATAATCATTGAATAAGGAAGtgatgttttaaaaaaaaggacgcagaaaaatgaaatttatgtaCTGTAACGTTTGGCATACATGTTAACACGATATTCAtcctcaattttttctttgaatgcCTTTGCTTTTTTGGCATCGAGTGTAACTCGACAAACAAGATTGCAGACTTGTGGTTCCCTCATCTTGAACTGCAGCAAAAGCATTAAACAAGAAGTCAATAATAAGAGAAACTGTCAAAGCGCATTGGGGCATAAAGATAGAGGGCGGACCACATAGGGGGAGTTCTCGATGCGATCACCACGAAGTACTTCTCCAAGATTTTCACTGCTATCGACTATCTTGTTTGGGTGACAGTACGGAAGAGAATAGTAGGTGTAAGGAAGCTGAGTCTTTATAGAAGTCAATTTGTTTACTTTCACGTTCAATGCATCACCCTGCATTCGATTCAAGAAACAGAAAAAGGTCAGTAAAAGGATATTAGTATTGTCCAAGATCAATTAGAAATTTCTACAAATGGACTACATAAACTTAGGAACAATTTTGAAGGCTACAAAtaagccaacaccaaaaatttcaaatttcatatgTACCAATGTAGCATCAAGGACACCAAATGGTGCAACCTGATGTCTTGTAACAAAGAGTCTAGGGATCAACTCTCTCCcttgagtgaaaaaaagtatAGCATCAAAGACCAAGGGATGTGGATTTCAATGATCACAACCAACAGAGAGAAAGGTTTCATGTCAGTAACgctaactttttaaaacttGAGAAATAGACAAGAATATTTCACAAGGCGAACATACACAATCTGCCTGCAATAATGCCCTCTGCATGATTTTTTTCGCAGGTAATGCAATCTACATGCCACAACATTACACTATAATCCCTCATCTTAACCAAGAAATGATAATTAAGACTGTGAAGCACCCTTCCCTTCATCATCAACTGTTCAATTTTCATCCAATCATACACAGGAGCTTGATGGTAAGAATCACTAACAGTTTAAATTTAGGCATAGTCGAAGACCGCCTGTATTTGTTCATTAATTGTGTCCATCAATCTCCTGTAAATCCCTAAAGATCTCCTTCTACAGTCAAATAAATTGCATTACTATACCTATAATACTCTACATCCTTCAGATCATTCAAAACTGCACTCCACAACAACATTTTTGTTTCTGACAATAAGCTTAAAAACTATGTCTCCACTCTCCATTGCTTAATTTAAGTCCAACAATCCATGAAACTCTCTATCTCCAACAAgaccaaaacaaacaaatggCTACTGTTATCAACTATCCTCTCCTATACAATTTTTCCCCAAATCAAAACatacatcaaaatttaaactttaacCACACAATAGCAAAGACAGTCAACATAACAAATATCAAGAAATGAACAAACCCAAATGAAAGTTAAGCCAGAAAATCAAGGGTTTTAAGAAAGATTGAACCTTTTGAAAATCTTGGGGGGCAACACCCGGGAGATAGAAGCTGAATGCGTTGTGGGAAAGGAGAAGAATGCACAAGGCTGGGAAGAGGAAAACAGCACGCATTGCATGAGATCCAACAGCAGCTCTTCCCATGGTGGAATGAAGCAGATACTCTGTGCTTCCAGATCCAGAGAGAAATGGGGAGGATCTGATCACTCGTGTGTATTTTAAGATTGTCGGTTGCTTAGTTAGTTCTACCTTCACTTCAAGATTACTACtttaatcattaatattaatactccattaattGATTGATCTTCCACCTAACCtcttttataaattgtttCTGCTTTTGGGTTAAATTAGATTTGCAAATTACTAGATTTTAATTGATCCTCCACCTCACTCTTCAATAAATTGTTCCTCCTTTTGGGTTAATTTAGATGTTAGTTTTAccattactatattatttgtttttaatttaattggcCGAGTTATAACTCAAATTCTTACTTGGCGGCACGGGCAGACCTACACTTAATAGGGTAGGGGCTTTAGCCCCtaatgaattcaattttttaattatttactattataaagttctaaaatttattcatattctatacatattattatataaaagttcctattaataatatatacctacaaatttatttttaaagtaaaatttgagaatttagCCCCTACTCCCGTGCATTTCTGAGTTCGCCACTGCGAGTTGACGGTATAACCGTATTAGTATTACACTTTATACAGATACTAAGATATGCATGATTATTGAATaattcaactaaaattagtcaaataaataaattatgtaaatgGTAACTGTATATATGTATCATCGTATAAATGTCACTGCTTGCAACtaaaattagtcaaataaattatgtaaatgGTAACCGTATATATGTAATCATCATATAAATGTTGCTTGTAACATTGATATCAAATGACAGTACAAATAATGCATTCTACTAATGATTCTTTAACTAGTCAAATTACTGAAGATCCCGCGTTTTAAAGGGTTAAACTAAatacattcatttatttattaaaaaaataggcaCTATCGTGAAATATGGaaacaatccaaaaaattaGTAGCTCTTATAATATACTTGCTCCTTTTGCTCCTTTcttaaaaagaatatacaAATTTGTAGACGACAgcagttttaatatataattgataaaataagagaaagatgGAAAAAAATCATTAGTAGATTGTAAGATCCACATTATTAATTGTGATAGTGATAatatcttgatattttttgacTCTTGATATTTTTACTAGAAatatcttcatatttttagttagaaGTGAACGAGTCAAGTGTATTAGATTTGAACTCTGTGTATAGATAAAGCATTGACAAAGAAAAatggtagtagtatttatgtAAGTTAAATTATTAGTCCTATATCTCAcacattatataaataaaacttgTAGTATGAGGCAAAACGCATCAATTAGAAACGTTTTCAgaagtattaaaaatttaaaacgaAAATAAACGAGTGAAAGAAGCAAAAGATACACaaatttaaacatttaaacTCAGTTGCGAGGCTTCGTGTCCTCCGGCTCAGCCACGCCGGCGGCAACTTTAGCCACGTCAGCAGCGGTGGCCTCGGGTTTCTTCTTGGCGTACAAGGTGAAGTACCAAACGCTAGCAGCGAGGGCGGAGCCGGCGAGGATGATGTACATAGGGCCGAAGGGCAAGCTCCGGCGCTGGTGGAGGACCTCGCCGGGGTGGTGTCCCGATCCCGGCGGCCGCTTTGAGGCCTCCACACCTGACCTCCTCACTTCCTCCGGACTCATCTTGTGCGTGTCTGCGTTTTTTCTCCATTCCTCATTTCCTGCCATATTAAAATTAGGTTAATTGTGAATGTTGTGTGAAATTTGCATTTGGTAAAGAAGAAGTAGAGTTGAATTTGATGGAGGTGCATGCAAATTATAAACGTGTCGTTTGCCTGTGCTACAATATACACGTAGCGTTTTAATGTGCTGTGCTAGTTTTAAAGGAAGGAAGGAATCATTATTATACAATTAAGAAACGATTATTATATGCTGAATTATTACATACATCAGAGCATCTCCTCAGAGCATCTCCGGTTGCGGACTTTCCACTAAGACTTCCCACAAAAATTTCCTGTCAcgtcatcactaggacttcccataccactgccacatcactaagACTTCCcctgcactaggacttcccgtaattaaattcaaaattattcaatttacagaattaaatgaagttcaacgagccgtatttatagagttttaaaaaaaaattgaattttaactCGGATGTCGGACCGTGACGTCCGACTGACGCCATAATGGCGGACGTTCGGTCGGACATCGCGCGGATATCCGAGGATATCCGACATCCTCACGAGTCACGGGAAGTCCGTGTCCGACCTTTTCCTTCACAATGGCGGACGCCCGGTCGGACTTCCACGACGTCTGACCGGGACGTCCGCCggtggagatgctcttagaggatttaattctatttctaTCGTACttggaatattattataaaattaataaagtgaaagtaaaaaattactgAAATATTATCAGTAGAAAATACTCCAAGATTCATCTTTTTACAGATAAAAATAGAAGGTGAACCAACTTGTTTTCATGTTAAAACAGAAACAACTGAATTTTATCTACATATCCGTTATATTTTCGACTACCAAATCTAAACGTGCATAAATTTTATCTACATAGATTCAAATCATAAAACAACAGAATCAAAGAGAAAAACACTTCATatactaaaaaacaaaagagacACTTAAAAAAACTAAGCGGAGAAAATTTCCAGAGGCAGTAATTCCAAAGCCTGCCTTAAAATTCAGTCTTGCAGAATTTCCCAGCTAAAATGTTACAGTACATAGCTTTAACTAGAAGTTGATTCATTCTGAAAAGTTGCATGTTCTAACAAAAGAATGGAGGTTGAACTTGGCTTACGAATTTCACGCGAATGGCTAAACACAGTAGGCTTGTTCATTTAACCTCATCAGACACCTGGCTAGTACGACGGATATTTAATATACGACCAGAAAATCGCCATCTGCGATCAACTAAATATGTCTGACCTTCCTTGAATTTCAATGCAATGGGAAGCTGGTCCTCATGATCAATGGAACCTGCAGGGAatatgaaagagaaaataagtcTAAGTTACAGTGATGAAGAATGATATGCTTCAATTCTAGTGAAAGATCAATTTTACTAGATGCTTCACCCCAAACTCCAAAGTTACACGGTGAATGATTCTGACTCCGATATAATGTATTTTACTGGTGACATAATACTATTCCAAACAATCCAAgcacataataataaatatcgCAGAACTTGAAAAACCATGCCAGCCGTCACTAAGTATACAACTGCTTTAAGTAAAGCATTATCACTAGAGTATTATACCAAAGAAGTGACTTCTACAGAATCTTCAACCTCAGTACACAAAGCATTAAGCATATTCATGAATAAAAACCACTACATTCACTACAACTAATGTCATAAAAGGCATTACCGGTTAGCAGGGTAGAACATAGAGCCTAGCACCTAATGAGGGcctaaacaaagtctaagcaTGAAAATAATTGGGACATCCAAAGGCCTATAGAGTTGGGGGCTGGGTGAGAAATAATTAACGACAAAAACAGTATTATAGaaataatgacaaaaaataacttGGCAATGCATTTACTAAGATTCTCTTTGCACTAGAGCCTAGCACATAATCAGGACCTATGCTGAGGCTAAGCTGGCAAAAAAGTGGGGCCAGCTAAGGCCCATCAGCATCTAAGTTTCTCACAGAACTATGTTAATTGTTTCCTGAGTGAAgaaagattaaataaaaatatccacTACAGAAAAGAATATACCTATCGACATGGCAATTCGAGATCCTCCCTGgtgatataattaaattaaattcctaAATAGCAACACCAATGGATTTGATTGAGGGGAGCAATGCATGGAGTCTATATGATAAATGGAGGTAGGCAGTAATGAAAATGGaccaatatttaattattttaattcccTAAACCTTATAGCTAAAGGACAAGAGCCTACAGTACTtatcacaaaaacaaaaaggtTTAATTGTTCATAAAGTAGTTCCTGACCAAAACTTGCAATCACCATTgatcataaaagaaaaatgcacACACAGAAAATGATAGATATGGAAATCGGATAGACAACACGTGAAAAAAACTAGCATATATACAGAAGGGGcagttattttaaattttggaaaccTACAGCCGCTGAAGATTTAATAGGCTGTGGGAAAGAGGGGTTAGAATGTTccgaaaaaaaattgttcgGTAGTTGCACGAGCTTGTTTAGATCCCACCCACGCCAACCCCCCCCCctccccaaaaaaaaagagggtAGACTGAAGCTTCCATGCAAATAAGCCATGCTCCAATCAGCTAATACAACATACACTGTACAGGAACTATATTGCCATATCTAACCGACATCATACATATCTCATTTTAAATCCTTTCCTGCTTTTAACCCATCCAACCATTGTTCATTCTTCGCCCCTGAACATAATAAGTTCAGCATTCACAATTTTCCAACTTTGGAAATAAACCCCCACTTCCCTAAAAAGGTGTTTCGTATCCAATCCCGAGTCATAGTCGTACCATTTTGATGAAGGTATGCAGTAAAAACGGTTTCTTGCAATTAGAAAACCAAAGGAAATGTTTGCGTAGAAAAAGTTTTCATGGTCCTTTGATCATATAAATACTGCCTCAGGGTACAAAATTTTCCCCAACTTGTTCGGATAAAACAGGAAATTACAGTACTATTTTGTACTTGAAACTTAGGACATTTAACTAGAAAACATGACAATGCGTGAACTGGCCCAGTAAATTTCAAATCCATGACCATGCAAAAAAAGACTAAAGAATTTAAGTTCTAAAGGATGATCCATCTTACATTTACACAGACAAACCACATATGGTATGGCTAATTGGCTACTTCAGTAAAACGCAAAGAACTGTCTCAGTAGCTACTCAGTGACACCTAAAATTCACATTGGGCAAATTTAATGTCATCAATTCGTTTGGCTATTTCCAGATTGTGGTTAGAAAGACTAAACACTTACCATCTATAGAAAATTAGGAATATGTCATTTGGTCCCATTTTTTTACGCCCATgttaagaaaatataagaCCTTACTATCTTGGCTGTTAATGAAGGTTTCTTAGTTCGAAAAAGGTGTTTTGCATCGAGTAGTTGAATCAGCTAAGCAGCAAAGAAAAGGTCAACCAGACATTTACGCGCAAcatcacaataaaaatattgaaggTTGAATCACAAAATCTACCATAGGATCAGTCCAGAACTAGGATATCCTCCTCAGAATCTGCAGGTTGTAAAGGTCCTTTAACACCATTTTTATTATCACCAAGTAGCTCACGTGCTGCTTTCTCAAGAAACTCCTGAGCAGCAGAACGAACAGATAGCTTCTCGGATGACtgatattttctcttcttGCGGAGATTTTTGTCCACATGCTTGAATCCCCGACCCTCCCCACGACTAATTTCCCGCATGCTTTGCTTCTGTTCTGCAAATTAGGTAGTTAATCAAAAGACAACTAAAGGAGAGGTTAAGGTTTGCCACACCATGAATTAGAAAAACATACCAGAGGAAAGATCAGGCAGAGAATGCTCAATAAACCTGGCTGCTGCAGGGGTGTTGATGGTTGTTGAGGGTCTCAGGGGAGCTACAAACACAGCAAGTAACATTTTAGGAAATAGTGGCAATGAAGCCACTGATCATAGTTAGTACCAGATATTATCATACTACTGAAATATCTTGTGTGTCAATATTTAGAGGTAAAGGTCCTAACTACCAAAGCCCTCATGAATTTATTACTGTTCAGAACATATTCACACTGCCTTACTCATCCAATCAAGATTACCATGGACTATAGGTTGCAATTCAAAACAGAAtacataataaataactatgaCAACGGTAGAGGTGCTATGCAAGCAACGGAAGCAACTGAGAGTTGCTCCAAGATCATTGTTTGAACCCTTTAAAAACCTTAGTATATTGTCCATGCAACAGcataaattaatgtttttacAGAAGGTTTTCTTCATTTGGATTTGGCCTACATTACCCCAGTGGACTTTAAATTCAATTGTGTCTcatatttgttatatttggGAGTGAAAGGCAGGCTAAAACATACCTTTGCTCAAGTCTACGCATCTCTGCAGTTTCTCTTCGTACAAGCTCAATCTTTCCTGaaaccataaaataaaaccacATAAATTGTTGGGTATATACCATATTCAAGGTTTAAATTAGTGAACAATTCCATTGAGGTGAAAATGCAGCTGGATCATCTGGTAGTAAACAACACCAAAAGAAGGTTGAGAAACACAAATGAAGCTGGTAGTAGAAACACATACAAACTCTTTTTTCACCGGATGATGATCTGGATTAACACCTCTGCATCTTAGTTTCACTGCACAACCACAAAGAATAGAGAAAtcacatacacatacacacaaaAGAACAGCAATTCaatcaattctaaaatttcaCTATGAAGAacatacaaaagaaaaggCTCAGCATCTTTGCTAATTGATGTGACACTAAATATCATCGCataaaaaacacaaacttGTCCCTTTCTAATGAACAAAAATTAGGAAGGAGAAAACTTCCATCTTCCCTAAGCGATACACGCAAGAACAAACACGCGCGCaaccattaaaaaaacatgCTACCCCAGACCGTTTTCACTTTGGCAATCAACAAGAAGGCTTGAGCTCTTTCaagatttaataaatacaattaagtaatactccaattagactataaaaaatactaattgatGCATGCAACACCAATTCAACAAAAAGACATGAAAAAAACAGAGAGAAATTGGCATACAAGCAAAGAGAGTAGTTGTTGTTTTGGCAATCAATAAGTGGATTCGGGCCCTCTCGAGAGGCTCCATGGTTGCAAGGGTTTCTTTGTCATAGCAAGATAACAGCTCGTCCAAATTGGCCTGCACCTCATCGATGTTGCTACGAGTTCTATTCACCGCCTCCATTACTGATTCCGGTACCACTTTACTGACGCTGCCGGTTTCCATTGCTCTGTTATTTAGCCGAATTTACCTTTctcgccttcgtcttcgaagaGGGGAGGAAGGCTAGAGTTGTGCAGAATGAGAATTTGGGGTTTTGTGAGAATACAACTGCTTCGTTTCTGGAGAATCTAAAATTATGAGAGTTTTgggattttgtttttagccCAAAAGTTTAGAAAAATGCGAATTATACCCTCATCTTTGATATTCTACCTCTTGacctcacttttattttattttttattctattctttatttttactgTATGTGAGAATGATTTACAGTACAATCTTAAAGATTTAAGATATGCTTTATTTTATAGAGAggtaatcaaaataaaataattaagaaatttcaAGCACGTTCTATGCAAAATTCAGGggtaaaatactagtactaggGACAATTAGTTACGCagttaaattgattaaatatttggattatgAAATGAGCacaaataaaagatttggTTGTGTAGAAGTATATACCATATCTTCTGCCCTTTCAGCGCCATGAGCCATCTCCATTGCCCCTCTCTCTCCACAAATCCCTATCCTTGTAGAACTCCACACGCGCtgtttttttatctctatctGGACCTAAATTTATGTTGGAGGAAAACTCCATCAAAACCCACAAACATAATATATATGGAAAGTTGTATGTTATTAGGAAATCAATGGTGGAGGAtgtacatatacatatacaccAAGATGTCTTCTTGCATCCAACCACAAACGCCTCCGCATATACCCTTTCGTCTTCCTCGCTCTCTTCTACTAAAAgctttgagagagagagagagaagccaCTCCCAACTTGTTCTCTGCTAGTTTTTTGCATGTGGGTTGTgttaaagatttgattttttttcatatataatttggGTTTCTGTTGCGTTCGGAATTCTGGATTCTTTCTTGGAGAAACGGATTAATTGAAGCAGAATATGAAGCGGGCTTCTGTTAATTTTGATCAATCGCATTCTGCCGCCGATGAAGCtaaagaaaagttaaaatatcaaacacTCTTGAGAGAATTCCTTGACTTGCAAAAGGTTCgattatattgttttattttaattttattctcattCATAATGCTCTTTGTTTTAGGGGGTTTTATCAATTCTTGAAGAGTTTTATAGCATGATAGCATGAATTTTGGTCTCTATATCTATTTATCTGgtttaaatttcaaactaGTACGATGAACT
The genomic region above belongs to Salvia hispanica cultivar TCC Black 2014 chromosome 3, UniMelb_Shisp_WGS_1.0, whole genome shotgun sequence and contains:
- the LOC125211134 gene encoding transmembrane 9 superfamily member 8-like; this encodes MGRAAVGSHAMRAVFLFPALCILLLSHNAFSFYLPGVAPQDFQKGDALNVKVNKLTSIKTQLPYTYYSLPYCHPNKIVDSSENLGEVLRGDRIENSPYVFKMREPQVCNLVCRVTLDAKKAKAFKEKIEDEYRVNMILDNLPLVVPIPRSEQEGPPIYQLGHHVGLKGQYAGSKDEKYFIYNHLSFTVKFHKDELTDSARIVGFEVVPFSVKHEYDGKWDENAHLTTCDSQAKRTVSSSNSPQEVDDKQEIIFTYDVTFQESEVKWASRWDTYLLMTDDQIHWFSIVNSLMIVLFLSGMVAMIMLRTLYRDISKYNELETQEEAQEETGWKLVHTDVFRPPSNSDLLCVYVGTGVQFLGMMLVTMVFAVLGFLSPSNRGGLMTAMLFLWVVMGLFAGYSAARLYKMFKGTEWKKIALQTAFLFPGLVFGVFFVLNALIWGQRSSGAVPFGTMFALVFLWFGISVPLIVVGSYVGFKKPAIENPVKTNKIPRQIPEQPWYMNPVFSMLIGGILPFGAVFIELFFILTSIWLNQFYYIFGFLFIVFIILIITCAEITIVLCYFQLCSEDYLWWWRSYLTSGSSALYLFLYATFYFFTKLEITKPVSGALYFGYMLIASYAFFVLTGTIGFYACFIFTRLIYSSVKIE
- the LOC125211136 gene encoding uncharacterized protein LOC125211136, translating into MAGNEEWRKNADTHKMSPEEVRRSGVEASKRPPGSGHHPGEVLHQRRSLPFGPMYIILAGSALAASVWYFTLYAKKKPEATAADVAKVAAGVAEPEDTKPRN
- the LOC125211135 gene encoding nuclear nucleic acid-binding protein C1D-like encodes the protein METGSVSKVVPESVMEAVNRTRSNIDEVQANLDELLSCYDKETLATMEPLERARIHLLIAKTTTTLFALKLRCRGVNPDHHPVKKEFERLSLYEEKLQRCVDLSKAPLRPSTTINTPAAARFIEHSLPDLSSEQKQSMREISRGEGRGFKHVDKNLRKKRKYQSSEKLSVRSAAQEFLEKAARELLGDNKNGVKGPLQPADSEEDILVLD